One Streptomyces sp. CNQ-509 DNA window includes the following coding sequences:
- a CDS encoding LuxR C-terminal-related transcriptional regulator — translation MSILVELTRSTAPGEWDADLAPEGPPGLHDTLIGREQEIADVRARLAAPGCRLLTVTGLAGVGKSALVRAALADRTGTDPSAAVSVDLAAAADADGVWTRVAAALSRPPDGDAREAAWTALADRAADRELLLVLDNGDLAARAVAGDIAVLLRRIPRLCVVFTSRVALDIHAERIFPLGPLATGAAGAAGPSAASDAARLFVARLQPHYRWAVTSAADRDGIAEICALLEGVPLAVEEAARAVGALSPRRMLQRIRDGEQLYSRRLVDVPSRHGSMDAALSWGDAALTAGELQLLRRLSVCEGAFDLAVAQQVAGLTWAQTVQGLDALVRKSLLHSVKREGAEPEFRMFRATRQHYRARLAADPADLAATRARHAAHTLEFALQARQGLRLPKERAYWLELVAERTPDLFAIARLNQETGEHAAAARMLLALEEAWTVHDLLGTAGALLDGSLAALTGAEGAQATEAAARWALTEGDWARAEAYIERLGRSLDAAARAAALRAELMLGRGDAVGALQQAEFALAGKRAPGGTVAAARVLRTLAAARAAVGRRQPEEPLVKAARGLLELGEPRQAALTLAALAVAQRGHARARAGAGEAVELLLAHAAPVRDVRAVLLAAAGTVPAGGEAYRRLGALADRIPERGDDPPQGAPEPAAPDGHGGMLLAARAALAEAAREEAEAAPAGGLERLTHRQLQVAELVAEGMTNRQIARALELSEWTVVNHLRQVMQRLDCPSRVHVARIVQGRATARLSG, via the coding sequence GTGAGCATTCTCGTGGAACTGACCCGCTCTACGGCACCCGGCGAGTGGGACGCCGACCTCGCTCCCGAGGGGCCTCCGGGGCTCCACGACACCCTGATCGGCCGGGAGCAGGAGATCGCCGACGTCCGGGCCAGGCTGGCGGCCCCCGGCTGCCGGCTGCTGACGGTCACCGGCCTGGCGGGCGTGGGCAAGAGCGCCCTCGTACGCGCCGCGCTCGCGGACCGTACCGGCACGGACCCCAGCGCCGCGGTGAGCGTGGACCTGGCCGCCGCCGCCGACGCGGACGGCGTCTGGACGCGGGTCGCGGCGGCACTGAGCCGGCCGCCGGACGGCGACGCCCGGGAGGCGGCCTGGACGGCGCTCGCCGACCGCGCGGCCGACCGCGAGCTGCTGCTCGTCCTCGACAACGGGGACCTGGCCGCCCGCGCCGTCGCCGGGGACATCGCCGTGCTGCTGCGGCGCATCCCCAGGCTGTGCGTGGTGTTCACCAGCCGGGTCGCGCTCGACATCCACGCCGAGCGGATCTTCCCGCTCGGCCCGCTGGCCACCGGCGCCGCCGGGGCGGCGGGACCGTCCGCGGCGTCCGACGCGGCGCGGCTGTTCGTCGCCCGCCTCCAGCCGCACTACCGCTGGGCCGTCACCTCCGCCGCGGACCGCGACGGCATCGCGGAGATCTGCGCACTCCTGGAGGGCGTGCCGCTGGCGGTGGAGGAAGCCGCCCGCGCGGTCGGCGCCCTCAGCCCGCGCCGGATGCTCCAGCGCATACGCGACGGCGAACAGCTCTACAGCAGAAGGCTGGTGGACGTACCCTCCCGGCACGGCTCCATGGACGCCGCGCTCTCCTGGGGAGACGCGGCGCTCACCGCCGGCGAGCTGCAACTGCTGCGCCGTCTCTCGGTCTGCGAGGGCGCCTTCGACCTGGCCGTGGCCCAGCAGGTCGCCGGCCTCACCTGGGCGCAGACCGTGCAGGGACTGGACGCGCTGGTCCGCAAGAGCCTGCTGCACAGCGTCAAGCGCGAGGGCGCGGAGCCCGAGTTCCGGATGTTCCGCGCCACCCGTCAGCACTACCGCGCGCGGCTGGCCGCGGACCCCGCGGACCTGGCGGCCACCCGGGCGCGGCACGCCGCGCACACGCTGGAGTTCGCGCTCCAGGCCCGGCAGGGGCTGCGGCTGCCGAAGGAGCGCGCGTACTGGCTGGAGCTGGTGGCCGAGCGCACGCCCGATCTGTTCGCGATCGCCCGGCTGAACCAGGAGACAGGCGAGCACGCCGCGGCAGCCCGGATGCTGCTGGCGCTGGAGGAGGCGTGGACCGTACACGACCTCCTCGGCACCGCGGGCGCACTGCTCGACGGCTCCCTGGCGGCGCTCACGGGCGCCGAGGGCGCCCAGGCCACGGAGGCCGCGGCCCGCTGGGCCCTGACGGAAGGCGACTGGGCACGCGCCGAGGCGTACATCGAACGCCTCGGCCGCTCCCTCGACGCCGCCGCCCGCGCCGCGGCGCTCCGCGCCGAGCTGATGCTGGGCCGCGGCGACGCCGTGGGCGCCCTCCAGCAGGCCGAGTTCGCGCTCGCCGGCAAGCGTGCCCCGGGCGGCACGGTCGCGGCCGCCCGCGTACTGCGTACGCTCGCCGCCGCGCGCGCCGCCGTCGGCCGGCGGCAGCCGGAGGAGCCGCTGGTGAAGGCGGCGCGCGGGCTGCTGGAGCTGGGCGAGCCGCGGCAGGCGGCGCTGACGCTGGCCGCGCTTGCGGTGGCGCAGCGCGGCCACGCCCGGGCCCGGGCCGGGGCAGGCGAGGCAGTGGAACTGCTGCTGGCGCACGCCGCGCCGGTACGGGACGTCCGCGCCGTGCTGCTCGCGGCCGCCGGGACGGTGCCGGCCGGCGGGGAGGCGTACCGGCGGCTGGGCGCGCTGGCCGACCGGATCCCGGAGCGCGGCGACGACCCGCCGCAGGGGGCGCCGGAGCCCGCGGCCCCCGACGGCCACGGGGGCATGCTCCTCGCCGCGCGCGCCGCGCTGGCGGAGGCCGCGCGGGAGGAGGCGGAGGCCGCGCCCGCGGGCGGTCTTGAGCGGCTGACGCACCGTCAGCTCCAGGTGGCGGAGCTGGTGGCCGAGGGGATGACGAACCGGCAGATCGCCCGCGCGCTGGAGCTGTCCGAGTGGACGGTGGTCAACCACCTGCGGCAGGTCATGCAGCGGCTCGACTGCCCGTCCCGGGTGCACGTGGCCCGCATCGTGCAGGGCCGCGCCACCGCCCGGCTCTCGGGCTGA
- a CDS encoding sensor histidine kinase, giving the protein MPSPISVQGRFVMPLRRDIALAVSVAAMSAGLALLAEVEEGAHRPDALGWVLLAATCAALAWRRPAPMAAFAAVIALQLPYHALQNVHHAPGPATVVAVYSLAFAGPRLRTALVVGGMLAALTGVLTTVDMSRAMDILRISGWIIAVALFGEAARVHRNYLSAIVERAERAERTREETAARRVVEERLRIARDLHDLLAHSITLIGVQTSVAAHLLVSDPDRLDRKAVAEALDGIAGTCRHARAELRTTLQVLRTGDGGQDATGPLPGLAGLEGLAEAAQSAGARVRLEVAAEPEVPQAVGAAAYRIVQQSLTNAVQHAGPGVRVLVEVRYDEDAEALSVSVTDEGPAGRGREPLPAAGPRREGYGIAGMRERARSVGGLLTAGHRPCAAGFAVAAVLPCAREPDA; this is encoded by the coding sequence ATGCCGTCACCGATATCGGTACAGGGGCGGTTCGTGATGCCCCTCCGCAGGGACATAGCGCTCGCGGTGTCCGTGGCGGCCATGTCGGCGGGGCTCGCGCTGCTGGCGGAGGTCGAGGAGGGCGCGCACCGGCCCGACGCGCTGGGCTGGGTGCTGCTGGCCGCCACCTGCGCCGCGCTCGCGTGGCGGCGTCCTGCGCCGATGGCGGCGTTCGCGGCGGTGATCGCCCTGCAACTCCCGTACCACGCACTGCAGAACGTCCACCACGCGCCGGGGCCCGCCACCGTCGTCGCCGTCTACTCGCTCGCCTTCGCCGGGCCCCGGCTGCGGACCGCGCTGGTCGTCGGCGGGATGCTCGCCGCGCTGACGGGCGTGCTGACGACGGTCGACATGAGCCGCGCCATGGACATCCTGCGGATCTCCGGCTGGATCATCGCCGTCGCCCTCTTCGGCGAGGCCGCCCGGGTGCACCGCAACTACCTCTCCGCGATCGTCGAGCGGGCCGAACGGGCCGAGCGCACCCGGGAGGAGACCGCGGCCAGACGCGTGGTCGAGGAGCGGCTGCGCATCGCCCGCGACCTGCACGACCTGCTGGCGCACAGCATCACGCTGATCGGGGTGCAGACCTCCGTCGCCGCCCACCTCCTCGTCTCGGATCCGGACCGGCTCGACCGCAAGGCCGTCGCCGAGGCGCTGGACGGCATCGCCGGCACCTGCCGGCACGCCCGCGCGGAGCTGCGCACGACGCTCCAGGTGCTGCGCACGGGCGACGGCGGCCAGGACGCCACCGGGCCGCTGCCGGGGCTCGCGGGACTCGAAGGACTGGCCGAGGCGGCGCAGTCGGCGGGCGCGCGGGTGCGGTTGGAGGTCGCGGCGGAGCCGGAGGTGCCGCAGGCGGTGGGGGCGGCCGCGTACCGGATCGTGCAGCAGTCGCTCACCAACGCCGTGCAGCACGCGGGGCCCGGCGTGCGGGTGCTGGTCGAGGTGCGCTACGACGAGGACGCGGAGGCGCTGTCGGTCTCCGTCACCGACGAAGGACCGGCCGGCCGCGGCAGGGAGCCGCTGCCGGCGGCGGGCCCGCGGCGCGAGGGCTACGGCATCGCCGGCATGCGGGAACGCGCCCGTAGCGTGGGCGGGTTGCTCACCGCGGGCCACCGTCCGTGCGCGGCCGGTTTCGCGGTGGCCGCCGTGCTGCCGTGCGCCCGGGAACCGGACGCCTGA
- a CDS encoding GNAT family N-acetyltransferase: protein MAIRTARVDVAEIFALRHSVLLPGRPPAEAEFAEDGAPGAFHLAAYDERGALAACVSFCPELLPGDGTPAYRFRGMASAPAVRGRGYGVAVLAAGLAEAAARDAHLVWCNARTSAAGFYLKHGFEVRGAEFDIEGVGPHVVMTRKLTPGG, encoded by the coding sequence ATGGCCATCCGCACCGCCCGGGTCGACGTCGCCGAGATCTTCGCACTGCGCCACTCCGTGCTGCTGCCCGGACGCCCGCCCGCCGAGGCGGAGTTCGCGGAGGACGGCGCGCCGGGCGCCTTCCACCTCGCCGCGTACGACGAGCGGGGCGCGCTCGCGGCCTGCGTCTCCTTCTGCCCCGAACTCCTCCCCGGCGACGGCACCCCCGCCTACCGCTTCCGCGGCATGGCCAGCGCGCCCGCCGTCCGCGGGCGGGGCTACGGCGTCGCCGTCCTGGCCGCGGGGCTCGCCGAGGCCGCGGCCCGCGACGCGCACCTGGTCTGGTGCAACGCCCGTACCTCGGCGGCCGGTTTCTACCTGAAGCACGGCTTCGAGGTGCGCGGCGCCGAGTTCGACATCGAGGGCGTCGGTCCGCACGTGGTGATGACCAGGAAGCTCACCCCCGGCGGCTGA
- a CDS encoding NAD(P)/FAD-dependent oxidoreductase — protein sequence MVDAHQTFVIVGGGLAGAKAAETLRSEGFTGRVILIGDERDHPYERPPLSKGYLLGKEERDSVFAQPSGWYAEAEVELHLGQTVTALDRAAKTVSLGDGTRVHYDKLLLATGAEPRRLDIPGTDLAGVHHLRRLAHAELLRGVLAALGRDNGQLVIAGAGWIGLEVAAAARTYGAEVTVVEPEPTPLHRVLGPEIGQVFADLHGEHGVKFHFGARLTAITGKDGMVLAALTDDGEEHPAHDVLAAIGAAPRTALAEAAGLDVAPRAEGGGIATDASLRTSDPDVYATGDVASFLHPAAGGGRLRVEHWANALNGGPAAARAMLGQDVTYDRVPYFFSDQYDMGLEYSGHAPPGSYDQVVCRGDVGRREFVAFWLKEGRVLAGMNMNVWDVTEGIQNLVRSGARVDAERLGDPAVPLADLIA from the coding sequence GTGGTCGACGCACATCAGACGTTCGTCATCGTCGGTGGAGGACTGGCCGGTGCGAAAGCAGCAGAGACGCTGCGATCGGAAGGGTTCACCGGCCGGGTCATCCTCATCGGCGACGAGCGCGACCACCCGTACGAGCGACCGCCGCTGTCCAAGGGCTACCTCCTCGGCAAGGAAGAGCGCGACAGCGTCTTCGCGCAGCCGTCCGGCTGGTACGCGGAGGCGGAGGTCGAACTGCACCTCGGGCAGACGGTCACCGCGCTCGACCGCGCCGCGAAGACCGTGAGCCTCGGCGACGGCACCCGGGTGCACTACGACAAGCTCCTCCTGGCCACCGGCGCCGAGCCCCGCCGCCTCGACATCCCCGGCACCGACCTCGCCGGCGTCCACCACCTGCGCCGCCTCGCCCACGCCGAGCTGCTGCGCGGCGTCCTCGCCGCCCTCGGCCGGGACAACGGCCAGCTCGTCATCGCGGGCGCCGGCTGGATCGGCCTGGAGGTCGCCGCGGCGGCGCGCACGTACGGGGCGGAGGTCACGGTCGTCGAGCCGGAGCCCACGCCGCTGCACCGGGTGCTCGGCCCGGAGATCGGCCAGGTCTTCGCCGACCTGCACGGCGAGCACGGGGTGAAGTTCCACTTCGGCGCCCGGCTCACCGCGATCACCGGCAAGGACGGCATGGTGCTGGCCGCGCTCACCGACGACGGCGAGGAGCACCCGGCGCACGACGTGCTGGCCGCCATCGGCGCCGCCCCGCGCACCGCGCTCGCCGAGGCCGCCGGGCTCGACGTCGCGCCCCGCGCGGAGGGCGGCGGCATCGCCACCGACGCCTCGCTGCGCACCTCCGACCCCGACGTCTACGCCACCGGCGACGTCGCCTCCTTCCTCCACCCCGCCGCCGGGGGCGGCCGGCTGCGGGTGGAGCACTGGGCGAACGCGCTCAACGGCGGCCCGGCCGCGGCCCGCGCCATGCTCGGGCAGGACGTGACGTACGACCGGGTGCCGTACTTCTTCTCCGACCAGTACGACATGGGCCTGGAGTACTCGGGGCACGCGCCGCCCGGCTCGTACGACCAGGTGGTGTGCCGCGGGGACGTGGGGCGGCGGGAGTTCGTCGCCTTCTGGCTCAAGGAGGGCCGGGTGCTCGCGGGCATGAACATGAACGTGTGGGACGTCACCGAGGGCATCCAGAACCTGGTCCGCTCCGGCGCCCGGGTCGATGCGGAGCGCCTGGGCGACCCGGCGGTGCCGCTGGCGGACCTGATCGCGTAG